Genomic segment of Mastomys coucha isolate ucsf_1 unplaced genomic scaffold, UCSF_Mcou_1 pScaffold5, whole genome shotgun sequence:
attttaaattcatatctTAATGTAaacacatataccacaaacaCTAAATCACATAATTACATATTCATATAAGCAATCATAAATACAGTACCATATGATATATAGGAAGTAAAAATTACCTTCCATCCTCCAGTGTCAAAACTATCAGCaagtgggtgtggtggctcatgcctgaagTCCCAGCATTGAGCCTGTGGCAGGAGTACAACTATGGGCTCCAGGCAAAACAAAATCTATGAACAAGGTCTTTAAAAGATTGGTGTTTTCTAAGTTCCAATAAGTAACAAgacttttttacttcttttttttttcctgagagtctctgtaCATAGCCTTAGGTGTCCTGAAAGTCAacatgcagaccaggctggcttccaaatcggagagatctgtctgcctcttcctcccatgttctgggattaaagctttGTGCCACTTCTGTTggcttattttatataatgttgaTATGTATTAAACATCCAAGAGTCTTCCTTAAAAAAAGGTAAAGTTTAATTTCTGTCATAGGGGACTGAAAGTTCATAATAAAGTATGGTTAAGACTTGACTGCTAAGAATACATTTCCTCCCCTCTTACTCTTCTCCATTAAAATAATGCTGTTCAAATACATATTTCTTACCCACTCATCACCAAAACTTTGTGGTTTTACCTTGTAAATCAAGTACATATACAACTAAACAGTTGGTAAACATATAAATACTGAGCACAACTAAGGTCCATAAGGTACCACTGTGTAATGTATCCACCGTCAGGTTAATCAGACCAGTTGTTACATTTGACAGTAAGAAAAAAGACAGCTGGTTTCTGTTAAGAGCTGTGATCAAACAaaaactaggtttttttttttcagcttccaGGATTAGAGATTcagaatgttttttatttgtagtaGGAGACTGTGTAAGTTTCCAAGAACATGGAACTAGAGCCCCTTTAATTAGAAATTTGGCAAAACTCAAAACTATACCACTCAGTAACAGACAACTAAGAAGCATCAGGCTGGAGGCAACCACCCACAGACAAAAGGCTAAATTGGCCATTCTTCGAGATACTGCTTCTATGTTTACTTGTACTAtatgaagagaaatgaagaagcCAACAGCTCCTGAGAAAACCCAACAAGTAGCTTTTATCCAGTCCCTGACATGTGCTCTTCTCTTAAGCACATACAATCCTGTTTGTACACCAGCCATGTGTATTGTCACATACCCCAAAGTGGAAATTATTCCTTCTCGGTTAGCATTTAATAAGCCAACTCTTGTGCCCCTGCCATCAGTGCCATACAAAATTATCCTCTTGAGTGGAGTGAAGTCAAGGGCTAGCTGGTACACCACAGTGATGCTGACAGCCACAATCCACGActtatttaaagggaaaataatCAAAAGCAGTGATGTTATTATTTTCACAACTATGATAGTAAAGAAAAAATTCCAGTGAACTCCATACTCAGTTGAATGTTCCTGGTAGCCAATGGATTTTATAATGACTAATCGCCCCATTCCTAAGAAGATTAATGGCCAGACAGAATACAGAGATTTTTTAACATAATTAAGTCTAAACCCTTCTATAGATTTCCTTCTAACCTCTGGACAAACCATAGCAGCCCCAAAAATAAAGCCACCTACTCCAAAATCCATTGCTCCTGTCCCATAAAGTTCAGTTTTGGCAAATCTTCTAGGGAAAAGTGGGAAATCCACGGCCAAAATGGCAATAGCAGTAAATACACTGTTAATGACCCGGTAACAGGTGATGGCTGGATTGTACTCTGACTCTAGGCTGATTTTCAAGAAGTCTgcaaagactttctgaacaggtaCTTTGGCATAGCAAGTCCTCCGGTGGTATATCTGATACAGCAGCCATGCCCCACAGACAATCACAGTGAGATTCTCAAGGAAGATAAAGGAAGATAATACAGTCAGAGTGATCACTAGGGGGACTATCAAGACAACAAAGTCCATGAGGAATCGTGTGCTCCAGGTGTGTGAGAAAGAGCTTAAGTGCTGTGAGAGAATGATCAGAAGGCCTCTACACAGGATACAGAACGCAGGAAAGCACAGGCCCTGGGTCACTTCCAGCACACTGGTCCCACTGAGGTTACTGACAAAAgcttccttcagttgcttttgagacatttttttccttcctgtgaaaacaagaacaaaagaatggatTTGAGGGACACAACATTGTTGTAAAGTCCATAAATACCTACGTACCTAACTTAAATTTGCATAActttttagccgggcagtggtggcctttaatcccagcacttgggagcccaCACCTGTCTGTAATATAGTTCCATGGGATCAGACAccttcatacagacacacatgtgggtgGAACAGAACTTCAAGCCCTACTGGTTTCAATTCAGGGGCAGAACTGTTCTTACCCTCCTAGCACTTAAGATTATAGGAAGAAGTCAACATTGACACATCAAGAGATAATATGAAATTTCTAGTATAGAGTTTTATCTTCAATATAAGTCgaattcaaaacaaaacttgCTTAGCTCCCAGAcaaccttgtcttttttttttttttctccttgagacagtttctttgtgtagtagctctggctggcctggaacttgttttgtagaccaggctggcctcaaattcaggcCTTTGCCTAGAGAGTGTTGTGATTAAAAGGATCCCTGCCcagttcttttttggttttttgagacagagtttctctgtgtagccctggctgtcctggaactcactccttagagcaggctggccttgaactcagaaatctgcctgcctctgcctcccaagtgctgggattaaaggcattcgccgcCACTGCGAcactgtgttctttttgtttgttttgacagtaTCTCACTACGTATCCTGAAACAATATATAGAttagtctagccttgaactcaagggaaatccacctgcccttccccatcccctgaaATACCTAAAGGCATATGTTACCACGTGATGTAGCCACACCTGGTCTTAAAACTTAGTAAAAAAAATTAGGATATGAATCCAAAATGCATCACAGTCAAGATTTTCTATTTACCAGCATAATTCAtactcattctttctctccaaaTACAATTATACATGAAAAAATTACAAtgtgatcttaaaaaaaatttcaggagctggagagatgtctctgaggttaagagcgctggctgcccttccagaggtcctgagttcagttcccagcaaccacatggtggcttataaccatctataatgagatctggtgccttcttctggcatgcaggcagaacactatatacataataaatacgtCTAAAAAAACGTGGGGTGCTGGGCAGTGGCgacaaatgcctttaattccagtacttgggaggtagaggcaagtggatttctgagttcgaggccagcctggtctacagcatgagttccag
This window contains:
- the Pigw gene encoding phosphatidylinositol-glycan biosynthesis class W protein codes for the protein MSQKQLKEAFVSNLSGTSVLEVTQGLCFPAFCILCRGLLIILSQHLSSFSHTWSTRFLMDFVVLIVPLVITLTVLSSFIFLENLTVIVCGAWLLYQIYHRRTCYAKVPVQKVFADFLKISLESEYNPAITCYRVINSVFTAIAILAVDFPLFPRRFAKTELYGTGAMDFGVGGFIFGAAMVCPEVRRKSIEGFRLNYVKKSLYSVWPLIFLGMGRLVIIKSIGYQEHSTEYGVHWNFFFTIIVVKIITSLLLIIFPLNKSWIVAVSITVVYQLALDFTPLKRIILYGTDGRGTRVGLLNANREGIISTLGYVTIHMAGVQTGLYVLKRRAHVRDWIKATCWVFSGAVGFFISLHIVQVNIEAVSRRMANLAFCLWVVASSLMLLSCLLLSGIVLSFAKFLIKGALVPCSWKLTQSPTTNKKHSESLILEAEKKKPSFCLITALNRNQLSFFLLSNVTTGLINLTVDTLHSGTLWTLVVLSIYMFTNCLVVYVLDLQGKTTKFW